The Deinococcus sp. Marseille-Q6407 genome has a window encoding:
- the mqnP gene encoding menaquinone biosynthesis prenyltransferase MqnP, giving the protein MSLPASAAPTNTPKQFLEMVKFEHTVFALPFAYAGMLLASYWQNGTGWPGWHTLIWVTVAMAAARTAAMGANRVIDRFIDARNPRTQGREIPAGKVSPGAAWALVAVSLAVLIFAAWQLNPLCMALLPLAVVFLIGYSYTKRFTWLCHVWLGITDGAAAAGGWIAVTGAFALPAWLLWAVVIFWMIGLDTIYATMDYDFDRRSGIKSIPARFGIPKALQIAKWSHLLTFLLLLAVGWSVHASGWYYLAAMIMGGILFYEHAIVRPDDLTRANVAFFDANMWLAITMLVGVVADVTWRTLVG; this is encoded by the coding sequence GTGAGTTTGCCTGCCTCTGCCGCCCCCACCAACACACCAAAACAGTTCCTAGAGATGGTCAAGTTCGAGCACACCGTGTTTGCCTTGCCGTTCGCCTACGCCGGGATGCTGCTGGCTTCTTACTGGCAAAACGGGACCGGCTGGCCCGGCTGGCACACCCTGATCTGGGTGACGGTGGCGATGGCAGCGGCACGTACGGCGGCCATGGGAGCCAACCGGGTCATTGACCGCTTTATTGACGCCCGCAACCCCCGCACCCAGGGCCGTGAAATTCCGGCCGGTAAGGTCTCGCCGGGCGCGGCCTGGGCGCTGGTGGCGGTCAGCCTGGCGGTCCTCATCTTTGCTGCGTGGCAGCTCAATCCTCTGTGTATGGCCCTGCTGCCCCTGGCAGTAGTCTTCCTGATCGGCTATTCCTACACCAAGCGGTTTACTTGGCTGTGCCATGTCTGGCTGGGCATCACCGACGGGGCAGCGGCGGCCGGCGGCTGGATCGCGGTAACCGGCGCTTTTGCGCTGCCGGCCTGGTTGCTATGGGCAGTGGTCATCTTCTGGATGATCGGGCTGGACACCATCTATGCCACCATGGACTATGACTTTGACCGGCGCAGCGGTATCAAGAGCATTCCGGCCCGCTTTGGCATTCCCAAGGCGCTGCAGATTGCCAAGTGGAGCCACCTGCTGACTTTCCTGCTGCTGCTGGCGGTGGGCTGGTCGGTGCATGCCAGCGGCTGGTATTACCTGGCCGCAATGATCATGGGAGGCATTCTGTTCTATGAACATGCCATTGTGCGCCCTGACGACCTGACCCGCGCCAACGTCGCTTTCTTCGACGCCAACATGTGGCTGGCCATCACCATGCTGGTGGGCGTGGTGGCCGACGTGACCTGGCGCACCCTGGTAGGCTGA
- a CDS encoding adenylate/guanylate cyclase domain-containing protein, translating to MLDLVGSTALAQQLPLSTWSALLNQWSLQIVELLEGYGGWLLPLQGDAALACWPADQAGAALEAAQQAHQLTGALPLAGALDLSLTLRAGLAAGELALLPWREPQPCGLPLHLAQRLCSNALPGETLLCPEMAQLLESRPGQGFSRLQPRALPPLRGFELLQSSGAVFYRAVPSNLHPGSDEMKAG from the coding sequence ATGCTGGATCTGGTTGGCAGCACCGCGCTGGCGCAGCAATTGCCCCTTTCTACTTGGTCCGCCCTACTAAACCAGTGGAGCCTGCAAATAGTGGAGTTGCTGGAAGGATATGGGGGGTGGCTTCTCCCCCTGCAGGGTGACGCTGCGCTGGCCTGCTGGCCGGCGGATCAGGCCGGAGCTGCGCTGGAAGCTGCGCAGCAGGCGCATCAGCTGACGGGCGCCCTGCCGCTGGCTGGAGCACTTGACCTGAGCTTAACCCTGCGGGCCGGGCTGGCCGCCGGAGAACTGGCCCTCCTGCCCTGGCGTGAGCCGCAGCCGTGCGGCCTGCCGCTGCATCTGGCGCAGCGCCTGTGCAGCAATGCCCTGCCCGGCGAGACCCTACTGTGTCCTGAAATGGCACAGCTGCTAGAAAGCCGCCCCGGCCAGGGCTTCAGCCGGCTACAGCCACGGGCGCTACCGCCCCTGCGCGGTTTTGAGTTGCTACAGAGCAGTGGGGCCGTTTTCTACCGCGCGGTGCCTTCCAACCTGCACCCCGGCAGTGATGAAATGAAAGCCGGTTAA
- a CDS encoding response regulator transcription factor has product MERKPLVLVIEDEKEIARFIELELGAEGYSTDVAYDGVTGLSKFREVAPDLVVLDLMLPVLDGLEVARRIRKTSNTPIIILTAKDGIQDKVEGLDSGADDYLIKPFSIEELLARVRAHLRRVNPAVTGEVRVADLVMNLDGREIFRGGRRVELSAKEFELLELLARNPGKVFSRFEVEEKVWPEYTGGSNVVDVYIGYLRRKLEEGGERRLIHTVRGVGYVLREE; this is encoded by the coding sequence ATGGAACGCAAGCCCCTGGTTCTCGTCATCGAAGACGAAAAAGAAATTGCCCGCTTCATTGAGTTGGAACTGGGGGCGGAAGGGTACAGCACCGATGTGGCCTACGATGGCGTCACCGGGCTGAGCAAGTTCCGCGAGGTCGCTCCCGACTTGGTGGTACTGGACCTGATGCTGCCGGTGCTGGACGGCCTGGAAGTTGCCCGGCGCATCCGCAAGACCAGCAACACCCCCATCATCATCCTGACGGCCAAGGACGGCATCCAGGACAAGGTCGAGGGCCTGGATTCGGGCGCTGACGATTACCTGATCAAGCCCTTTTCCATCGAGGAATTGCTGGCCCGCGTGCGCGCTCACCTGCGCCGCGTGAACCCGGCCGTAACCGGCGAGGTGCGGGTGGCCGACCTGGTGATGAACCTGGACGGCCGCGAGATTTTCCGGGGCGGACGGCGTGTGGAGTTGTCTGCCAAGGAATTCGAGCTGCTGGAGCTGCTGGCCCGCAACCCCGGCAAGGTCTTTTCCCGCTTCGAAGTCGAGGAAAAAGTCTGGCCGGAATACACTGGCGGCAGCAACGTGGTGGACGTTTATATCGGCTACCTGCGCCGCAAGCTGGAAGAGGGCGGTGAGCGCCGACTGATTCATACCGTTCGCGGCGTAGGCTACGTGCTGCGCGAAGAATAA
- a CDS encoding sensor histidine kinase — protein sequence MLESLRQRWRATTLRRRLTTFYTALLVILLLLTAIAVQTMMRHDLERSLENDLADTQTQFIALVPGLHLTAGDNRTDGGSLAAVRSQFPSSVVQVDPVVPSSQTANLQTEWAAAKDSAARQALLDFVHKQSAALRLRPVGIDPQAPLELSDHELARLLEAPSGQILISRSVKPQFAEPEPMRILVTLTSLPFYKEGGGREDLVAVTFVGRSLTAVNRTLARLQLIMGALLLIGSFLAGIGAYALAGWALRPLSAVRQAVEGIDSQNLQARVPVPQSDDEVEALALAFNGMLERLEDSFEVQRRFTSDASHELRTPVTAIGGHATYLLRRTQLDPQQRESIQIIQRESARMTDLIGSLLQLARSDGGVLTLKPQLLFSQMLLQEIVRELRPMVEGEGAALVSSGADIPFEADPDRLRQVLNNLISNALKAGATRIELGSVQPQPGWLRLSVSDNGPGIAQEQLEKLFDRFYRLEDSRSRDRGGAGLGLSIARSIVDAHGGRIWLESQPGQGAQAYVDLPVGDLPALDEDDIP from the coding sequence ATGCTGGAGTCTCTCCGTCAGCGCTGGCGCGCCACCACCCTGCGCCGCCGGCTGACGACTTTCTACACCGCTCTGCTGGTCATCCTGCTGCTGCTGACGGCCATTGCCGTGCAGACCATGATGCGGCACGACCTGGAGCGGTCGCTGGAAAATGACCTGGCCGACACCCAAACCCAGTTCATAGCGCTGGTGCCGGGACTGCACCTGACGGCAGGCGACAACCGCACCGACGGTGGCAGTCTGGCCGCGGTTCGCAGCCAGTTTCCCTCATCGGTCGTGCAGGTAGACCCGGTGGTGCCCAGTTCGCAGACCGCCAACTTACAGACCGAATGGGCAGCTGCAAAGGACAGTGCCGCGCGGCAAGCGCTGCTGGATTTCGTGCATAAGCAGAGTGCAGCGCTGCGCCTGCGGCCGGTAGGCATTGACCCGCAGGCACCGCTGGAACTGAGCGACCACGAACTGGCACGCCTGCTAGAAGCACCTTCCGGCCAGATCCTAATCAGCCGCTCGGTCAAGCCGCAGTTTGCTGAGCCTGAGCCTATGCGGATTCTGGTCACCCTGACTTCTCTGCCCTTTTATAAGGAGGGTGGCGGCCGCGAAGACCTGGTTGCGGTGACCTTCGTGGGCCGCAGCCTGACCGCAGTCAACCGCACGCTGGCCCGCTTGCAGCTGATCATGGGAGCGTTGCTCCTGATCGGCAGCTTCCTGGCCGGTATCGGGGCCTATGCGCTGGCCGGCTGGGCCCTGCGGCCGCTCAGCGCGGTCCGGCAGGCAGTGGAGGGCATCGATTCACAGAACCTGCAGGCCCGGGTGCCGGTGCCGCAGTCGGACGACGAGGTCGAGGCGCTGGCTTTGGCCTTTAACGGGATGCTGGAACGGCTGGAAGACAGCTTCGAGGTGCAGCGCCGCTTTACCAGCGACGCCAGCCACGAACTGCGCACCCCGGTCACGGCCATCGGCGGGCATGCCACCTACCTCCTGCGGCGCACACAGCTGGACCCACAGCAACGCGAAAGCATACAGATTATTCAGCGTGAATCGGCCCGGATGACCGACCTGATCGGTAGCCTGCTGCAACTGGCCCGTTCCGACGGCGGGGTGCTAACACTGAAGCCCCAGCTGCTGTTTTCGCAGATGCTGCTGCAAGAAATCGTGCGTGAACTGCGCCCGATGGTGGAAGGCGAGGGCGCTGCGCTGGTCAGCAGCGGCGCGGACATTCCCTTCGAGGCCGACCCAGACCGGCTGCGGCAGGTGCTGAACAACCTGATCAGCAACGCCCTGAAAGCCGGCGCGACCCGGATCGAACTGGGCTCGGTGCAGCCGCAACCGGGCTGGCTGCGCCTCAGCGTCTCGGACAACGGCCCCGGGATTGCCCAGGAACAGCTGGAAAAACTGTTCGACCGCTTCTACCGCCTGGAAGACTCGCGCAGCCGTGACCGTGGCGGCGCCGGGCTGGGCCTCAGCATCGCCCGCTCAATCGTGGACGCCCACGGAGGGCGCATCTGGCTGGAAAGTCAGCCGGGCCAGGGCGCCCAGGCCTATGTGGACCTGCCGGTGGGCGACCTGCCTGCCCTGGATGAGGACGATATTCCCTGA
- the argR gene encoding arginine repressor, whose amino-acid sequence MLSKEQRQRLIQDIITRESISTQAELVERLRADGIAVTQATVSRDINELRLVRLPVGKGRHRYALAHVQSELDLSDEIARLFQNFVHDIDHGENILVINTAEGHASGVALILDRLRRDDIVGTLAGENTILLVARTTADAEALVEELHELMMG is encoded by the coding sequence GTGCTATCGAAAGAACAACGCCAGCGTCTGATCCAGGACATCATCACCCGTGAAAGCATCTCGACGCAGGCCGAACTGGTCGAGCGGCTGCGGGCCGATGGGATCGCCGTCACGCAGGCCACCGTCAGCCGCGACATCAACGAACTGCGGCTGGTGCGCCTGCCGGTCGGCAAGGGCCGGCACCGTTACGCGCTGGCGCATGTGCAGAGCGAACTGGACCTCAGCGACGAAATCGCCCGGCTGTTTCAGAACTTTGTGCATGATATTGACCACGGCGAGAACATCCTGGTCATCAACACTGCCGAGGGCCATGCCAGCGGCGTGGCGTTGATTCTGGACCGCCTGCGCCGCGACGACATCGTGGGTACCCTGGCCGGGGAAAACACCATTCTGCTGGTGGCCCGTACCACCGCCGACGCCGAAGCCCTGGTCGAGGAACTGCACGAGCTGATGATGGGCTAA
- the coaBC gene encoding bifunctional phosphopantothenoylcysteine decarboxylase/phosphopantothenate--cysteine ligase CoaBC: MSASSPVSPADAPKVLVMVSGSVAAIKAPAALRRLREAGARTQVIATRAALEFVTPLSLSTAGACEVATDTTWFAAQPQAQHLTLARCDVAVIVGAGADALARAAQGRAEDLLSATLLSVRGPVLWVPAMNERMWQHPAVQANVERLRSFGHHFLGPVFGAFGTAGEGEGLGRMAEPEDIAAETLRLARPRPQDLAGRKVVVSAGPTREYLDPVRYISNPSSGKMGFAVAEAAAARGADVTLISGPAQLPTPAGVRRVDIQSALELHSAVVQAAQDADLVVMTAAVADYRAAEVKTEKEAKGGETKTIELVKNPDILAALGADKGRRVLVGFAMETHAGVERAAGKAQRKNADFILLNYPTQEGTAFGGDDNQVTLVRADGSHEAWPRLSKREVAERLLDQAQALLPAN; this comes from the coding sequence ATGAGTGCTTCTTCCCCCGTTTCCCCGGCAGACGCGCCCAAGGTGCTGGTGATGGTCAGCGGCAGCGTGGCGGCCATCAAGGCGCCTGCGGCGCTGCGGCGGCTGCGTGAGGCCGGCGCCCGGACCCAGGTGATTGCCACCCGCGCCGCCCTGGAGTTCGTGACCCCGCTGAGCCTGAGCACCGCCGGCGCCTGCGAAGTGGCGACCGACACGACCTGGTTTGCCGCGCAGCCGCAGGCCCAGCACCTGACTCTGGCCCGCTGTGACGTGGCTGTAATCGTGGGTGCCGGGGCCGACGCTCTGGCCCGCGCCGCGCAGGGCCGCGCCGAGGATTTGCTCAGTGCCACGCTACTCAGCGTGCGGGGCCCAGTGCTGTGGGTGCCGGCCATGAATGAACGGATGTGGCAGCATCCTGCCGTGCAGGCCAATGTGGAACGCCTGCGCAGTTTCGGGCACCATTTTCTGGGGCCGGTGTTCGGGGCCTTTGGTACGGCGGGCGAGGGAGAAGGTCTGGGCCGGATGGCCGAGCCGGAAGACATCGCCGCCGAAACGCTGCGCCTGGCCCGCCCCCGGCCGCAGGACCTGGCCGGCCGGAAAGTGGTGGTCTCGGCCGGGCCGACCCGCGAATACCTCGACCCGGTGCGGTATATCAGCAACCCCAGTTCCGGCAAGATGGGCTTTGCGGTGGCCGAGGCGGCGGCGGCGCGCGGCGCGGACGTGACGCTGATCAGCGGGCCGGCGCAGCTGCCTACGCCGGCCGGTGTGCGGCGGGTAGACATCCAGAGCGCTCTGGAACTGCACAGCGCCGTGGTGCAGGCTGCGCAGGACGCCGACTTGGTAGTGATGACCGCAGCGGTGGCTGACTACCGCGCCGCCGAGGTCAAGACCGAGAAAGAAGCCAAGGGCGGCGAAACCAAGACCATCGAGCTGGTGAAGAACCCGGATATTCTGGCCGCGTTGGGCGCCGACAAGGGCCGGCGGGTGCTGGTGGGCTTCGCTATGGAAACCCACGCCGGGGTGGAGCGCGCCGCTGGCAAGGCCCAGCGCAAGAACGCCGATTTTATCCTGCTGAACTACCCCACCCAGGAGGGCACCGCTTTCGGCGGCGACGACAATCAGGTCACGCTGGTCCGTGCCGACGGTTCCCACGAAGCCTGGCCGCGCCTCAGCAAACGCGAGGTGGCTGAGCGCCTGCTGGACCAGGCACAGGCCCTTTTGCCGGCGAATTAA
- the ftsH gene encoding ATP-dependent zinc metalloprotease FtsH has product MKKLNPWLIVLFVLTLMLMFSQTANVGRPTVNYSEFQNLLQQDRVERVDIVGSRATVDLTAPTQVNVDTPGGTQPREVKGVTVQLAPSSAVRDDELVPELRKQGVTVNFREPSQWFSILLSLLPLLMLAALFYFFFVRAQSSQGGMMQFGQSKAKKYGKENKVETKFTDVAGHEEAKKELVEVVDFLKNPGKYHQIGAEIPKGVLLVGPPGTGKTLLARAIAGEADVPFFSVSASEFMEMFVGVGASRVRTLFEDARKNAPAIMFIDEIDSIGRKRGAGIGGGHDEREQTLNQILSEMDGFDKTSNVIVLAATNRPDVLDPALLRPGRFDRQVTIDLPNLKEREAILKVHLRNKPLGEGVNVPEIAQSTPYFSGADLKNVTNEAALEAARIGKTKIDMSDFYRALDKITLGLENSSLTIRPEEKRAIAYHEAGHAVTAAVIPGSDKLQKVSIIPRGRALGAAFYLPEENVLMSREKLENQLVVSLGGRAAEEFFIGTVTSGAADDFRKATNMARKMVLEWGMGDNFANMALNPDDGGPVFLGEDMAKTRNYSEHTAQLVDEDVKRILYRAYERSKALVAEYKDAIHEVAEALLTQELITGEVVRDAVARVQGQEGETTVIRPEPGLPPAPATD; this is encoded by the coding sequence TTGAAAAAGCTCAATCCCTGGCTGATTGTCCTGTTCGTGCTCACGCTGATGCTGATGTTCTCGCAGACCGCGAACGTGGGCCGTCCCACCGTCAACTATTCCGAATTCCAGAACCTGCTGCAGCAGGACCGGGTCGAGCGGGTCGATATCGTGGGCTCGCGTGCCACGGTCGATCTGACTGCCCCGACGCAGGTGAACGTGGACACCCCCGGCGGCACGCAGCCGCGTGAAGTCAAGGGTGTTACGGTGCAGCTCGCGCCCTCCTCGGCTGTGCGCGACGACGAACTGGTGCCTGAACTGCGTAAGCAGGGCGTCACCGTCAATTTCCGCGAGCCCAGCCAGTGGTTCAGCATTCTGCTGAGCCTGCTGCCGCTGCTGATGCTGGCCGCGCTGTTCTACTTCTTCTTCGTCCGGGCGCAGAGCTCGCAGGGCGGCATGATGCAGTTCGGCCAGAGCAAGGCCAAGAAGTACGGCAAGGAGAACAAGGTCGAAACCAAGTTCACCGACGTGGCCGGGCACGAAGAAGCCAAAAAAGAGCTGGTCGAAGTCGTGGACTTCCTGAAGAACCCCGGCAAGTACCACCAGATCGGCGCCGAGATTCCCAAGGGTGTGCTCTTGGTGGGCCCTCCCGGAACCGGGAAAACCCTGCTGGCCCGCGCCATTGCCGGTGAAGCCGACGTGCCTTTCTTCTCGGTGAGTGCTTCGGAATTCATGGAAATGTTCGTGGGTGTGGGCGCCAGCCGCGTGCGGACCCTGTTCGAGGACGCCCGCAAGAACGCTCCGGCCATCATGTTCATCGACGAAATCGACTCAATCGGCCGCAAGCGCGGTGCCGGCATCGGCGGCGGACACGACGAACGCGAGCAGACCCTCAACCAGATCCTCTCCGAGATGGACGGCTTCGACAAGACCAGCAACGTGATCGTGCTGGCCGCCACCAACCGCCCCGACGTGCTGGACCCCGCGCTGCTGCGCCCCGGCCGCTTCGACCGTCAGGTGACCATCGACCTGCCCAACCTCAAGGAGCGCGAGGCCATTCTCAAGGTGCACCTGCGCAACAAGCCGCTGGGCGAAGGCGTCAACGTGCCGGAAATTGCCCAGAGCACCCCTTACTTCTCGGGCGCCGACCTCAAGAACGTGACCAACGAAGCGGCGCTGGAAGCGGCCCGCATCGGCAAGACCAAGATCGACATGAGCGACTTTTACCGGGCGCTCGACAAGATCACCCTGGGCCTGGAAAACAGCTCGCTGACCATCCGGCCCGAGGAAAAGCGCGCCATCGCCTATCACGAAGCCGGGCACGCCGTGACCGCCGCCGTGATTCCTGGCAGCGACAAACTGCAGAAGGTCAGCATTATTCCGCGTGGCCGGGCGCTGGGTGCCGCGTTCTACCTGCCAGAAGAAAACGTGCTGATGAGCCGCGAGAAGCTGGAAAACCAGCTGGTCGTGTCGCTGGGTGGCCGCGCCGCCGAGGAATTCTTTATCGGCACCGTGACCAGCGGCGCTGCCGACGATTTCCGAAAGGCCACCAACATGGCCCGCAAGATGGTGCTGGAGTGGGGCATGGGCGACAACTTCGCCAACATGGCCCTGAACCCTGACGACGGCGGCCCCGTCTTCCTGGGCGAGGACATGGCCAAGACCCGCAACTACTCCGAACACACCGCTCAGCTGGTGGACGAGGACGTGAAGCGGATTCTATACCGTGCCTACGAACGCTCCAAGGCCTTGGTTGCCGAGTACAAGGACGCCATTCACGAGGTGGCCGAAGCCCTGCTGACCCAGGAACTGATTACCGGCGAAGTGGTGCGTGACGCCGTGGCCCGCGTGCAGGGTCAGGAAGGCGAAACCACTGTGATTCGCCCGGAACCGGGCCTGCCCCCGGCCCCCGCGACCGACTGA
- a CDS encoding aminotransferase class V-fold PLP-dependent enzyme, with protein MGNDQDCPVPTTHSHSGEPNPAAPGWGYATRAVQSAIPRGLGQSIGLPVHTAAAFQFENLEQAQEEFAGGGGLSYARMQNPTVQQLEERLSSLEGAAHTLALSSGQAATFTALMSVCRAGDHIVSAATLFGGSAGLLQNVLPLMGIETTFTDGSPAAMQAALRPSTRVLWAEMISNPSGDVADVSGLAEVAHAAGALLAIDNTVGGAGYLVRPLEHGADMSVQSLTKWAGGHGSVMGGSISVGHGADLSRNPIFTGGGGRSPLALHGEQALAQWQRWLGASQLGMTLAPHSAFLLGQGLETVGVRLDRECATAQALAEWLAEQEKVSAVSYCGLPGHPSYERAQCYLPHGKGAILTFDVPDPSRFLSRLGLLRIAPNLGDTRTLVVHPWTTTHGRVPEEARRAAGVSPQTIRMTVGLEELADLQADIEQAL; from the coding sequence ATGGGGAACGATCAAGACTGTCCGGTGCCGACCACCCACTCCCACTCTGGAGAGCCGAACCCGGCCGCACCCGGCTGGGGCTACGCCACCCGCGCGGTACAGAGCGCGATTCCGCGCGGCCTGGGCCAGAGCATCGGCCTGCCGGTTCATACGGCGGCCGCGTTTCAGTTCGAGAATCTGGAACAGGCACAGGAAGAATTCGCCGGTGGCGGCGGCCTGAGTTACGCCCGGATGCAGAACCCGACCGTGCAGCAGCTCGAAGAACGCCTCAGCAGCCTCGAAGGCGCCGCGCATACCCTGGCGCTTTCCAGCGGTCAGGCGGCCACCTTCACGGCACTGATGAGCGTGTGCCGGGCCGGCGATCATATCGTCTCGGCGGCCACGCTGTTCGGCGGCTCGGCCGGGTTGCTGCAAAATGTCTTGCCGCTGATGGGCATCGAGACGACCTTTACCGACGGCAGCCCCGCAGCGATGCAGGCGGCGCTGCGCCCGAGTACCCGGGTACTGTGGGCCGAGATGATTTCGAATCCCAGCGGCGACGTGGCCGACGTGAGTGGCCTGGCGGAGGTGGCACACGCCGCCGGCGCCCTGCTGGCGATTGACAACACGGTGGGCGGCGCCGGCTACCTGGTGCGCCCGCTGGAACACGGCGCCGACATGAGCGTGCAGAGCCTGACCAAATGGGCCGGTGGGCACGGCAGCGTCATGGGCGGCAGCATCAGCGTAGGCCACGGCGCGGACCTGAGCCGCAATCCCATTTTTACCGGGGGCGGAGGGCGCAGCCCGCTGGCCCTGCACGGCGAGCAGGCACTGGCGCAGTGGCAGCGCTGGCTGGGCGCCAGTCAGCTGGGCATGACCCTGGCGCCCCATTCGGCTTTTCTGCTGGGACAGGGACTGGAAACGGTGGGCGTGCGGCTGGACCGCGAGTGCGCCACGGCGCAGGCCCTGGCCGAGTGGCTGGCCGAACAGGAGAAGGTCAGCGCCGTGAGCTACTGCGGGCTGCCGGGCCACCCTTCGTATGAGCGGGCGCAGTGTTATCTGCCGCATGGCAAGGGCGCCATCCTGACTTTTGACGTGCCGGACCCTTCACGGTTCCTGAGCCGGCTGGGGCTGCTGCGTATCGCTCCCAACCTGGGCGACACCCGCACTCTGGTGGTGCATCCCTGGACCACCACCCACGGCCGGGTGCCCGAGGAAGCGCGCCGCGCTGCCGGTGTCAGCCCGCAGACCATCCGGATGACGGTGGGCCTGGAAGAACTGGCCGACCTGCAGGCCGATATCGAACAGGCACTCTGA
- a CDS encoding branched-chain amino acid aminotransferase, translating to MTGPRPTTLEDAATRPAPTADTVQGRYATGEGSRPRSAAEREQIMQNLRFGSDFSDHMASARWTAETGWSELQLLPYGPIPLDPSANVLHYAQEVFEGLKAYRHADGSIWLFRPMFNAERLAASCRRMALPELPAEDFLASLVDLIRADHEYVPHVEGGSLYLRPFIFGDGAGLGVKPSASARYLCIASPSGPYFKNGFAPVSIWVTQQYHRAGPGGIGAAKTGGNYAASLLPQQEAQAQGYEQVCYLDSVHGTNLEELGGMNVFVVRRDGTVQTPGLTGTILEGGTRSAIIQLLRGAGRQVEETAINFEALVQDIRSGEVSEMFACGTAAVVTPIGRLGFEGGEVELAQGAVTAEIYDTLTGIQYGRQEDRHGWMYRVM from the coding sequence ATGACCGGACCCCGACCCACCACCCTCGAAGACGCCGCCACTCGCCCTGCGCCCACCGCCGATACCGTGCAGGGCCGCTACGCTACCGGCGAAGGTTCCCGCCCCCGCAGCGCCGCCGAGCGCGAACAGATCATGCAGAACCTGCGCTTTGGGAGCGATTTCAGCGACCATATGGCCTCGGCACGCTGGACCGCCGAGACCGGCTGGAGCGAGCTGCAATTGCTGCCCTACGGCCCCATTCCGCTGGACCCCAGCGCCAACGTGCTGCATTACGCCCAGGAAGTGTTCGAGGGCCTCAAGGCCTACCGGCACGCCGACGGCAGCATCTGGCTGTTCCGGCCGATGTTCAATGCCGAGCGGCTGGCAGCGTCCTGCCGGCGGATGGCGCTGCCCGAACTGCCGGCCGAGGATTTCCTGGCCAGCCTGGTGGACCTGATCCGGGCCGACCACGAGTACGTGCCGCACGTGGAAGGCGGCAGCCTGTACCTGCGACCTTTCATCTTCGGTGACGGCGCGGGGCTGGGGGTCAAGCCCAGCGCCTCGGCGCGGTATCTGTGCATTGCCAGCCCCAGCGGGCCGTATTTCAAGAACGGCTTTGCACCGGTCAGCATCTGGGTCACCCAGCAGTACCACCGCGCCGGCCCCGGCGGTATCGGCGCCGCCAAGACCGGCGGCAACTACGCCGCGTCGCTGCTGCCGCAGCAGGAAGCTCAGGCCCAGGGCTACGAGCAGGTCTGTTACCTGGACAGCGTGCATGGCACCAACCTGGAAGAACTGGGCGGCATGAACGTGTTCGTGGTGCGCCGCGACGGCACGGTGCAAACACCCGGGCTGACCGGCACCATCCTAGAAGGCGGCACCCGCTCGGCCATCATCCAGCTGCTGCGCGGCGCGGGCCGGCAGGTCGAGGAAACGGCCATCAATTTTGAAGCGCTGGTGCAGGACATCCGCAGCGGCGAGGTGTCGGAGATGTTCGCCTGCGGCACGGCGGCGGTGGTCACGCCCATCGGCCGGCTGGGCTTTGAAGGCGGCGAGGTGGAACTGGCGCAGGGAGCAGTGACCGCCGAGATTTATGACACCCTGACCGGCATTCAGTACGGCCGACAGGAGGACCGGCACGGCTGGATGTACCGGGTGATGTAA
- a CDS encoding NUDIX domain-containing protein yields the protein MSFQPHPSWARLTEDKQQPWQTLSSQELAGPPRRVLQDRVQVRPGVETDYQYRPRGHQAVFVLPVTEAGEAVLIRQYRYPLRATITEIVAGGVERGEAPLDAAARELKEEVGGEAAEWVALPGFYTQPSISGVVFLPLLALGVRLGDTAHEATETIERFTVPLAEAYARLARGEIQDGSSCLVLWQARAELERRGLL from the coding sequence ATGAGTTTTCAGCCCCATCCGAGCTGGGCCCGGCTGACCGAGGACAAGCAGCAGCCCTGGCAGACGCTGAGCAGCCAGGAACTCGCCGGGCCGCCCCGCCGCGTGTTGCAGGACCGGGTACAGGTGCGCCCCGGCGTGGAAACCGACTATCAGTACCGCCCGCGTGGGCACCAGGCCGTATTCGTGTTGCCGGTGACGGAAGCCGGCGAAGCGGTGCTGATCCGGCAATACCGCTATCCGCTGCGGGCCACCATCACCGAGATCGTGGCCGGCGGCGTGGAGCGTGGCGAGGCCCCGCTGGACGCCGCCGCACGCGAGCTGAAAGAGGAAGTGGGCGGCGAGGCGGCCGAGTGGGTGGCGCTGCCGGGCTTTTACACGCAGCCCAGCATCAGCGGGGTGGTGTTTCTGCCGCTGCTGGCACTGGGTGTACGCCTGGGCGACACGGCGCACGAGGCCACCGAAACCATCGAGCGGTTCACCGTGCCGCTGGCGGAAGCCTACGCCCGGCTGGCACGCGGCGAGATTCAGGACGGCAGCAGTTGTCTGGTGCTGTGGCAGGCGCGGGCCGAACTGGAGCGCCGGGGCCTGCTGTGA